The DNA window CAGGTCACCAGGGGGAGCAAGGGGAGAAACGCGGGTGTGTTGGACGACTCGTTACCTTGAAGTTGAGCGGCAGCAGTTTGGCTCCGTACACCGTCTCACTGATGTTCTGATACGTCTCGTTGAAGACAAGAGACTTGTCCCCAAACAGCCGGTTGGCCGAGATCAGCTCCGTGGTCTCGTCCTTCTTCCGGAACAGACGACAGTTGAGTTTGGCAAAGAAGAAATGGACCTGATCGGACGTCTTCCCTTTGATGGAGTCAAACTCAaacacctgcacacagacagacaatcaCCACCGGGtcctcaggaggaggtgaggacaggaggaggagaagacaagaggaggtgaagaggtgaggacaggaggaggtgaggacaagaggaggtgaggacaagaggaggtgaagaggtgaagacaggaggaggtgaagaggtgaggacaagaggaggtgaggacaagaggaggtgaggacaagaggaggtgaggacaagaggaggtgaagtttCATTTCtagatgaactatccctttaagactaGACTCAAAATGTTCCTCTTTGATAAAGTCTATAGTTCTGGATCAGGTCCTGAAACATCCCTTAGTGATGCTGCTGTAGGTCTAGACTGCTGGagaactcccagcatgcactgagagagaactcccatcatgcactgtgggagaactcccagcatgcactgaggGAGAACTCCCAGcatcatagatatatataaagactagatgtctcgttcgacggagccgaacgtcaccacatggcggccatcttgctagaggttgatcgctcacccataacattgtgttggtaaataaccataacttactcaattttcaaccgatttttaaacggtttggtttgttataaatgtcagagatgtagatatgacactgcatacttatgaataattatgttattttctaaaaaaaatttataatttatgcagtgtcataacaacatctctgacgtttataacaaaccagaccgtttcaaaatcggttgaaaattgagtaagttatggttatttaccaaaacaatgttatgggtgagcgagctgccccgtagcaagatggccgccatgtggtgacgtccggctccgtcgaacgagacatctagtctttatatatgtctatgcccagcatgcactgctggagaactcccatcatgcactgagggagaactcccagcatgcactgaggGAGAACTCCACTCATGCACTGAGGGagaactcccagcatgcactgagggagaactcccagcatgcactgagggagaactcccagcatgcactgagggagaactcccatcatgcactgagggAGAACTCCCGGCATGCACTGAGGGAGAACTCCACTCATGCACTGAGGGagaactcccagcatgcactgagggaaaactcccatcatgcactgctgGAGaattcccagcatgcactgaggGAGAACTCCCATAATGCACTGAGGCagaactcccagcatgcactgagggagaactcccatcatgcactgaggcagaactcccatcatgcactgagggagaactcccagcatgcactgagggagaactcccagcatgcactgagggagaactcccagcatgcactgaggCAGAACTCCAAGCATGCACTGAGGGAGagctcccatcatgcactgagggagaactcccagcatgcactgaggGAGAACTCCACTCATGCACTGAGGGagaactcccagcatgcactgagggagaactcccagcatgcactgcgCCTCACCTTCATGATCTGCTCCAGCGTGTTGTTGCAGGCGCCCAGCTTGGTCATGGCGAAGGCGGTGGAGATGCTGATGGGCGACATGAAGATGTTGGCCTCGGGCGCCCTGCTGACGGCGAGCTGCTTGTACAGCGACAGGGCGAAGCGGCTGTTGGCCTTGGACAGCTCCCACACCCGGGGGTTGGTGGACTCGGGGACGGCCTCGGGCTCCGGGGTCGGACCCTCGGGCTCCGGGCTGCGGTAGACGCAGCGCGGCTCCAGGTCCAGGTCTCTGGGTTTAGCTCCACAGACGTCTGGACGGAAGGCGAGAGCGGCGAGCGGCAGGAACGCCACggccagcagccaatcagcagcccTCATCCTGGAGAGGGagaccagcacacacacatttgtgcttctatcttagtgaggacactcattgacagaATACATTCCCCTTATTTTAACCCTTTATATAACCTTAAGCTTATTCTAACCCTTTACTGTATATAACCTAAACATTATTCTAACCCTTTATATAACCTAAACATTATTCTAACCCTTTATATAACCTTAAGCTTATTCTAACCCTTTACTGTATATAACCTaaaccttattctaaccctgTATATAACCTAGAGCTTATTCTAACCCTTTATATAACCTAAACATTATTCTAACCCTTTACTGTATATAACCTTAAGCTTATTCTAACCCTTTATATAACCTTaccccttattctaaccctttACTGTATATAACCTAAACATTATTCTAACCCTTTATATAACCTTaccccttattctaaccctttATATAACCTTAAGCTTAGTCTAACCCTTTACTGTATATAACCTAAACATTATTGTAACCCTTTACTGTATATAACCTAAACATTATTCTAACCCTTTATATAACCTAAACATTATTCTACCCCTTTATATAACCTTAAGCTTATTCTAACCCTTTACTGTATATAACCTaaaccttattctaacccttaCTATAACCTAAACATTATTCTAACCCTTTATATAACCTAGAGCTTATTCTAACCCTTACTATAACCTaaaccttattctaacccttaCTATAACCTAAACATTATTCTAACCCTTTATATAACCTTAAGCTTATTCGTCTTAAATCTCAGCCCTTTAACAAAGTGAGGACCAGACAAAATGTCGGGTGTGTGTTTAACACGGTCCCCACAAAGACACAAgaacaggaacaaacacagtGAATCAATAAACTCTGAGCTGTAAAATCCTTCAGTTGGTTTTGAAATAAACATCATGATTAATTCAAGGTTAAcgttaattttatttattaaataatttgtcaTAAACCTGAATATGTAATATTTTCAAATTCaactttgtttttctaaaaattataaaaaaatcctTTCTCTGAatctttcagtttttattcatttatttctgacATATTTCCACTGTTTTCATGTTGGTGAATAAGTAATTATTAGCATCAATAATGAATATAAATTGTTATTAAGGAACAAATAGTGTTTAATGGAACTGAACTAATATTTAAACTACATTAATTCACTTCAAACGTCGGTTtcaggtaaacagacacattgAAACATGAACCTCAGAAGTACACAATCAtttaacttaaatatatattcttataTTCGCTATCAACGATATATAGACCTTAATCTAATGATCAGAATCAACTgaataaattcaaaataaaatcattttttgtattttacgtTAAACTAAGTTGTAATTTAAACGATTagaataaaaagataaagaatCGGTGTAGAGTTAAAGCAGCTCTTACCTGAGCAGGTGAACAAAGTCTGAGGCCGAGCCGATCAGGTCAGTGTCCTGCAGAGCGACCCGTCGTCACGGCGACCTTTGAGACATCGATGGTTAGTCAACAGTCGGTTTGCTCCACGGGAACATGTGGACACAACCAGTGACGACCTCACGCCGATCACTGATCAATAAccccagctgctgcaggacgcaggctcaccagcagggggcggagctgcTGTAACGACCTGCAGCTGCGTCACAAACACCAGCTGGTTGGTTTTGTACAGTTCAAACAAGTTCAtgtaaagtttaatttaaagttttaaaatctGAACATTTGTCAGATTTAAGTGagaaactttaatttaaagtaaTGAAGTAAAGTTAGAAACTTcctgaaggtgtttcagttCCTTTGAGTCGTTAGAGCTTCGATAAACAGGAAGTCAGCAGAGAAAATCATTCATATGAATTTTATTTGTggaaacaataaaattaaaatgtgcaaaaacatTGACATGAAAataacgtacacacacacacacacacacacacacacacacacacacacacacacacacacacacacacacacacacacacacacacacacacacacacacacacacacacacacacacacacacacacacacacacacacacacacacacacacacacacacagcagatttcGTTTGGTCTGATTTGCTGCTGAAGTCACAGATCCATTAAAACCAGAACGCGTGAGAAGCCTCCAGGCGGGGGCGTTTCCGTGGCGACGGTCAGAACAGCTTGGGCAGTTGTCTCAGGCGACTCAGGTCCAGGATGTTTCCCACCGACCCCCCCaccgaccccccccccgcctggtGCGGGCTCGTCCTCCTGGAAGACGGACGCCTGCTGGAGCAGTTCTCCTTGTCGCCGCTGAGGGGCGTGGCTTTTCGGGCCAATAACTGCATCTTCGGCAGCAGGTCTCTGATCAGCTGACTCTGGGGGAGGGGCTTCACGTTCGGAGCTTCGGTCAGTGGCTGTCGAGTCGACGCCCCTTGAACTGTGACCTCctcttgctcttcttcttcttcgccgtcctcctcctcctcgatcAGGCCGTACTTCCTCATGTACTGCCTGGTGCCCAGAGAcatgttgctaggcgacagcagGTATTCAGAGGAGGTGGGGACCTGACGAGGGGCGTGGCCTCCCAGAGACAACCTGCTGAGCTGAGAGTCGCTCAGGTAACGCAGAGCGATGGCGTTGGCCTCCAGACTCAGATCCACGCTGGCGCCTGGACACAGCGAGCTGACGCTCAGATCAGACACGCCCACTCTGCTCAGATCAGACACGCCCACTCTGCTCAGATCAGACATGCCCAGTCTGCTCGCCACAGCGGCTGGGTTGATGCTCGCCAGCGTgctgagaaaacacaaagacacacacagtcagggaAAGGGAATCAGAGGCGTTGTCTGTTTTAATCCAACACTAACGcgcctgaacacacacatcacatgaccactcacgTGCACTGGACATGCAtgtgagtggtcatgtgatgacacacatcacatgaccacGCACGTGTCAACAGACTGAAAACCATCTGGTCTCCATGGAAACAGTTGtagcagcagcaaacacaacagGGTCAGGAACTCTTGTTATTGATTCTCCATGTTGCATTTTCTGCTGAGTCATCTTTCACTTCTCATGAAATCAAACTCGTGGACGACGTATCGGACGTGTTTGGATTCGACGACATCGGGACAAACTGTGATGTGTGAACCGGTTGAATCAGGACGGACGAGTCGGCCGTGATCCTCAGACGCagagtttgacctttgacacaaAAACTGAAGGATGACTCAGCAGAATACAGACGATGTGGAAACTGAATCAACAGCTTCAGAGCGACGTCACAGTCAAATGATGACGGAACATCAAAGAGCTTCTGCTCAGAGGTGAACCCGAAGAAACTGCAAAGAAACTGCAGTTCACTTTGTGCCCACTTGAGGCTGGCTCCAAGAACGAGTCAATTCCCattgactcccatgttaaaaagccTGTTCACAGCCTGGTTCAAAAATGTTATTTCTTCctgacacacaccacacggacacacaccacatggacacacaccacacggacacacaccacacggacacacaccacacggacacacaccacacggacacacaccacacggacacacaccacatggacacacaccacacggacacacagacacacaccacacggacacacaccacacggacacacaccacacggacacacaccacacggacacacaccacacggacacacaccacacggacacacaccacacggacacacaccacacggacacacaccacacggacacacaccacacggacacacaccacacggacacacaccacacggacacacaccacacggacacacaccacacggacacacaccacacggacacacaccacacggacacacaccacacggacacacaccacggacacacaccacacggacacacaccacacggacacacaccacacggacacacaccacacggacacacaccacacagacacacaccacacggacacacaccacacagacacacaccacacggacacacaccacacggacacacaccacggacacacaccacacggacacacaccacacggacacacaccacacagcagagagaagcatcAGAGTtttgttgaatgtgtgtgttccaccACGTTAGAGATATAACAGTTGTTTAGCTTCTATCCTGGTTATGTTAACATTGATGCGACACTtgactgtgtgttaatgtgagtAACTTTAGtattaatgttatattttatattagaTATTAGATCACAATTCAAGAAATAACGTTAGTGCCACTGCtccatttaatattcatgaggtgctttgcattgaccatatatggttgaaagtgggcgtgtggagggcggggCATGAGGCAGATCCACATGTGCAcgttccaggtggactgtgatttctGAAGGGAACATTCACTTGTGCACGTTTGTATGAATCTGAAACTTTTTGTGCGTCCGTAGACTTTGAGTCTGTGGGACGAGTGCGTCTCGTGGTCGTACCTCACACTCTCCACATCTCGCAGCCTCTTCCTGTCCGACTCCGTCAGCTCGTCTCTGTCCACGTCCACgccgagctgctgcagctggcgCAGCGTGGCGCTGACCACCGGGTCGGAactctgctgcctcctgctggacGGGGACGAGTCCGCAGActcacttctcctcctggactccacttcctgtccatgGTCCGACTCCTGCAGACGACTGGTCAGCTGAGTCTGAGGACATCACAAGAGGTTGTAAGGTCGTCGGTTCAgcactacccccccccctcagaagGTGTGGTATTACCATCAGGTTCCTGTAGAAGCTCTGCTGCTCCGCCCTCTCAGTGGCGCTCGCTGGACTCTGCAaacaactgaacacacacacacgacttgTGAGTCTCCTGTTCACACAACAACCATCTACACTAGTGGGAGTGTCTCACCTGTGTTGACCACTAGGGGAGCAGGGAGACATCGGATCTGTGATGTCACAGGCCTCAGAACCGCCCACAGTCTCAGTGACGGACAGGTCACGTGACGAGGagtgtctgcaggaggaggaggggcccggggaggagggagaggtggggggTGGGGCTTGTGGCTCCTGATGGGGGAGGGGCTGGACTGGGTTTGCCCAGAACAGACTGGCACCTGAAAACAAAGTGATGTCATCgtcacacacacctgtcagtGATCACTTCCTCACTCGTCACTAGCGCTGCACGACATGAGGAAAACGTACGATTGCGATGTTTGAAGGAATCGATCTCGATAAATGGAAAAGCATCGTTAGCTCCAATCAGCTGAAGTCAAAGGTGACGCTAAGGCCGATCCCTTTCCTGTTTAGCCCCTCCCCTTCGTTTTGCGTGTTAACGTGTAGAGGTAGGCGGTCCCGATACTgcccgagggggggggggctctataCCCTCTAGATGGAGGGGTACCCAGAATGCCGTGCAAATCACCAGCAAGCTGggagagagacccacaaatTTAATATTATCTCCATtaataaggatttaaaaattACGATGATGTGATATCAAAGTTTAACATCATTTCAATGTTTTGTTGTCACTTTTTTCACAACAACTCAATGATctgaaaatctttaatttatattatattataatataaatacacatatcaCCAAATATATTGATATGCGGAGTGTGGATGCATGAAACACCATTTATCACAGTTTTTGACGTCTTTTGCAAAACGTATATCGTGCATTTGGATATCGCGATGATGATCGATTTTGGATAAAGctctaacacacacgcacacagacacacacacacacctgtccccACGGCGACGCTGGTCCTGCCCCTCGGCTCCTCAGTGGTCACATGACTCCTCTGAGCCTCCAGCAGCATCTGAACCTACAGTGAGACAAACGTGAGGACTCCAGTTTCCAtgacaaccacacacccaatcagcagCCTGGCTGGTGACGCgttgtgttgacaatgagacaaAGTTGTTGTTACCTGAgcctgcaggaggcggagctgccggtcctgctggaggaggagctggtagGTGTCTGCTGGTACGACTCCGCCCACCTGACCAGTGCACTGAGgaggcgtggggggggggaggaggagagagggagggggggaggggtcatgtgagggaggggggagagctctggtggaggaggggggagcaggaggagtcatTGGATGGTTTTTGAAagtggggggaggaggaggcgtaGAGGAGAGTATGGGGGTGGAGCTACAGGTGTAAGGCGAGTAGCAGGTGGAGGGCGGCTGCAGGTCAGAGTTGGGGGTGCtatggaggtgaggagggggaggtctgggagctggggaggaggaggggggggtgcttCCTGTTGGAGGAGCAGACTTCCTGTCAGCCGACGAAAGAGGAAGACATCTGTGGGCGGAGCCAGGGTCCCGCCAGGTGAAGCTGCTGTCAATCAGCAGAGAGAGTTCCGGAACAGAAGGTTGAACCCGACGACTCTGTAACAGACAcaccgccccctgctggtgaacACTGGTAACAGACAcaccgccccctgctggtgaacACAGATAACAGACAcaccgccccctgctggtgaacACTGGTAACAGACACATCTCCCCCTGCTGGTGAACACTGGTAACAGACacatcgccccctgctggtgaacACTGGTAACAGACAcaccgccccctgctggtgaacACTGGTAACAGACACATGGCCCCCTGCTGGTGAACACTGGTAACAGACAcaccgccccctgctggtgaacACTGGTAACAGACACATCTCCCCCTGCTGGTGAACACTGGTAACAGACACATCTCCCCCTGCTGGTGAACACTGGTAACAGACACATCTCCCCCTGCTGGTGAACACTGGTAACAGACAcaccgccccctgctggtgaacACTGGTAACAGACACATCTCCCCCTGCTGGTGAACACTGGTAACAGACACATCTCCCCCTGCTGGTGAACACTGGTAACAGACACACCACCCCCTGCTGGTGAACACTGGTAACAGACACATGGCCCCCTGGCCGAGacatgatgattgacagctgagactgactcctgattggtcgagtgcgtGTTGGGGCGGGACCGAGTTACCTGgtgatctttatatacagtcagtgatagTCTTTATTATACAGTCTATATTTTGTCATGAATGTGTTCTATAGATTTAtagttttcctcttttcttgtggcccaaatgtttttctgttttccaggATGCAGAAGCCGGCGAgtggacagagggacggacgtGGTTCAGAACCGTCTCTACGTCCTCAGTGATGTGGTCTGTGAACCGTTAGCAGCGTTAGCGCCGTTAGCTGAGACTCACCTGCTGAGCGGGGGGGGCATGAGGACTCGGGGACGGTCGTGGAGAAAGGTCTTCGTCTTCGACTCCAGAGTCCTGATCAGTGACGGAGACACCGGCAGCTGACGGGGGGGCgctggggagagggggggggggttcagtgaAAACTCCTGTCGGTTtgttcagtgagtgggactGTCCCTTTAGAGCTGGTACCTGTTAAAGGAGCTCTGAGCCGCTCTGAAcgtctccgtctgtctgtgaTCGTCTGAAGACAGCTCGCACTGCAGAGACTGACCGTCCACCggcgccacctgctggacacacagcccccccacagACCCACTCACAACCAGCGCATCAACgaggtgaagctgctgaagtcCACGTAGTGTCAGATGAGTGGTTACCTGGTAGAGTGTGACAGACTGGGAGGCGCTGAGGAACTCACAGTCCAGCTGTAGTCCCGGTCCAGGTCccggtccaggtccaggtcccggtcccggtcctcGACACTGGAAGAACTGTGGAGCTCTGTGAGTGGCAGCGAACAGAACGAGCAGGAAACAGCCGCTCTCTGACAGAACTCTGAAACCCAGTTGAGTCGCTcgatcacaacatcatcaataCACAACGTTTGTCTCCACAGACGTCTCGTGTCTCTCACCGGTCCTGCAGGGCGGAGCTGAACAGGAACCTCAGACACCAGGACATCACGTGAGGGTTGTAGATGTGTGTGACTCCACTCAGCCAGCtgtcaaagacacaaacagtaAGAAAAGACTTCTCATAGTACATCTCTGTCAGATTAGTGACAAAATGGAATGTTGTTGTGCTCAGACTTTAATTGatcttttgtgttattgtttccagGTCGTCATGACGAGACCGGGAACAGTTGTGCAGACTTGATGCACCACTGTTTGTCGTACATGCATCATTcacggctagcagctagcatcattcacggctagcagctagcatcaTTCACTGCTAGCAGCTAGCATCATTcacggctagcagctagcatcattcacggctagcagctagcatcattcacggctagcagctagcatcattcacggctagcagctagcatcatacacggctagcagctagcatcatacacggctagcagctagcatcattcacggctagcagctagcatcattcacggctagcagctagcatcattcacggctagcagctagcatcattcacggctagcagctagcatcattcacggctagcagctagcatcattcacggctagcagctagcatcattcacggctagcagctagcatcattcacggctagcagctagcatcattcacggctagcagctagcatcattcacggctagcagctagcatcattcacggctagcagctagcatcattcacggctagcagctagcatcattcacggctagcagctagcatcattcacggctagcagctagcatcattcacggctagcagctagcatcaTTCACGGCTAGCAGCTAGCCTGCTAACAGAGTCGGgtggagtgggaggaggaagtgggactcACAGTCCGACCAGCGGCAGGTTGGCAGCTTTGGGATCTGActccaggagcagcagcagcttccggGTTTGATCCATGGTCAgaaacctgcaaacacacacatgcttcagAGTCAGTACACAGCCGCTCCACCAGAGGGAGCAGTGGGACTCGTATCCGTGAAGGTCACATGATCTCACCCTCTGTGGCAGTTGGTGGCGTGCTGCAGCGTCCGGCCCACGCCGGTCACACTCCTCAGCAGAGCAGTGGGGATGATGGGGACGGCTCGGACCGGCTGGACGTCCACGccgacagacggacagacggccTGCCAGCTGAGACCAAACGCCATGGCGTCAGACTGCTGAGAGCAGACcacacgacctctgacctttatcAGCTGAGACAGGTCCAGAGTCTGTCTGCTGCTCACAAACTGCTGCAGCGCCTGTCGACACACAGATGAGACCATGTGACACCGCaattaaatccactagatcctcAGATCACACACTCAGAAGTGTCTGATTGTTTTTATGATGAttcattctctgagaaatcagtcaaaattaaaaaacaggaaaacaaagccGTGACGTGCTGTGGAGGATCTCCGGAGAACTGGGTCCAGACCTCTTCCAGAAGATCACAGACTTTTATTGTTATACttgaacattgtgagataaTGAGGAGACGCTCAgcagaggtcaggaggtcaaccggggggggggggcgctgacTGATGACCTCAGAGACTTTACCTTGACGCTGTGATGGATCTCGGCCTCTGATTGGATAACGGTGACAGGTGACGTCTCCGTCTgagtggaaaacaaacaaggaaCAAGGACGTctccaggaagcagagcagtAGGGAGCCTGGCCGAGGATCCCACCTGGTCCCGACCCGAGGATCCCACCTGGTCCCGACCCGAGGATCCCACCTGGTCCCGACCCGAGGATCCCACCTGGTCCCGACCCGAGGATCCCACCTGGTCCCGACCCGGATCAAAGCGGTCCAGAGTCACAGTGACCCCCTCCTCATCTGGACCCCACCAGCACAAAGAGAACAGCAGTTAATATGAGCCAGGTGAGttggaccaatcagagctcaggaTGACCAgcaggtgacctctgacctgagtcCACAGACACTGATCCCAGGAAGAAACCGTGGAGGCGGGGCTTGTTGCTGTGACGGACGTGACGCTGAGCCAGTCGCAGAGCTTTCTCCACCAGCACCACACGAGGCTTCctatacacacaaaacacacacacacacactttgtacaATCCTCTCTAACACTGACATTACAACCGGAGTACACTGAACCAAT is part of the Limanda limanda chromosome 9, fLimLim1.1, whole genome shotgun sequence genome and encodes:
- the stil gene encoding SCL-interrupting locus protein homolog → MSDPLNLQALPAAGLEDVSPLETVRGRNATNPLMLLSFPRSRSALWDGPSGDMLRLQLCSHRKPRVVLVEKALRLAQRHVRHSNKPRLHGFFLGSVSVDSDEEGVTVTLDRFDPGRDQVGSSARLPTALLPGDVLVPCLFSTQTETSPVTVIQSEAEIHHSVKALQQFVSSRQTLDLSQLIKVRGRVVCSQQSDAMAFGLSWQAVCPSVGVDVQPVRAVPIIPTALLRSVTGVGRTLQHATNCHRGFLTMDQTRKLLLLLESDPKAANLPLVGLWLSGVTHIYNPHVMSWCLRFLFSSALQDRVLSESGCFLLVLFAATHRAPQFFQCRGPGPGPGPGPGPGPGLQLDCEFLSASQSVTLYQVAPVDGQSLQCELSSDDHRQTETFRAAQSSFNSAPPSAAGVSVTDQDSGVEDEDLSPRPSPSPHAPPSRRVQPSVPELSLLIDSSFTWRDPGSAHRSPPTLTCSRPPPATRLTPCTGQVGGVVPADTYQLLLQQDRQLRLLQAQVQMLLEAQRSHVTTEEPRGRTSVAVGTGASLFWANPVQPLPHQEPQAPPPTSPSSPGPSSSCRHSSSRDLSVTETVGGSEACDITDPMSPCSPSGQHSCLQSPASATERAEQQSFYRNLMTQLTSRLQESDHGQEVESRRRSESADSSPSSRRQQSSDPVVSATLRQLQQLGVDVDRDELTESDRKRLRDVESVSTLASINPAAVASRLGMSDLSRVGVSDLSRVGVSDLSVSSLCPGASVDLSLEANAIALRYLSDSQLSRLSLGGHAPRQVPTSSEYLLSPSNMSLGTRQYMRKYGLIEEEEDGEEEEEQEEVTVQGASTRQPLTEAPNVKPLPQSQLIRDLLPKMQLLARKATPLSGDKENCSSRRPSSRRTSPHQAGGGSVGGSVGNILDLSRLRQLPKLF